A genomic region of Nostoc sp. UHCC 0702 contains the following coding sequences:
- the arsS gene encoding arsenosugar biosynthesis radical SAM protein ArsS (Some members of this family are selenoproteins.): MIDTAITPFKSKLSSPLTKKGITVLQINLGKRCNLACTHCHVEAGPKRTEELSPDICEQLIELIYRFPEIKIVDLTGGAPEMNYGFKPLVEAAKATGKQVIVRSNLTIYFEDGFGDLPEYFAQHQIRVVASMPCYLADNVDKMRGTGVFDGSIKALQWLNQLGYGKESSLILDLVYNPQLPTSEKFSLAPEQTNLERDYKMFLQEHFGIMFNHLFTITNLPVGRTKMHLERKKLYASYLQFLESHFNSGTVEHLMCRDQLSVDYMGNVYDCDFNQMMNLPAKTHNGESLTVAKFLEAGSLDLINEVQTAAYCYGCTAGCGSSCGGALV; encoded by the coding sequence ATGATAGATACAGCAATTACACCATTTAAATCCAAACTCAGTTCTCCTTTAACAAAAAAGGGAATCACTGTTTTACAAATTAATTTAGGTAAGCGCTGCAACCTTGCTTGTACACACTGCCATGTGGAAGCAGGGCCAAAACGTACAGAAGAACTTTCACCAGACATTTGCGAACAGCTGATTGAGTTAATTTACAGATTTCCCGAAATTAAAATTGTGGATTTGACTGGTGGCGCACCAGAAATGAATTACGGATTTAAGCCATTGGTAGAAGCTGCAAAGGCAACGGGTAAACAAGTAATTGTCCGGTCTAATTTAACTATTTATTTTGAAGATGGCTTTGGTGATTTGCCAGAATACTTTGCCCAACATCAAATCAGAGTTGTTGCTTCCATGCCTTGCTACCTAGCAGACAATGTTGATAAAATGCGCGGTACTGGGGTCTTTGATGGCTCAATTAAAGCTTTGCAATGGCTTAATCAACTTGGTTATGGCAAAGAGTCAAGTTTAATTTTAGACTTGGTGTATAATCCACAGTTGCCTACAAGTGAAAAATTTTCTTTAGCACCTGAACAGACTAACCTAGAACGAGATTACAAAATGTTTTTACAAGAACATTTTGGCATTATGTTTAATCACCTGTTCACCATTACCAACTTACCAGTTGGCAGAACTAAAATGCATTTAGAACGCAAAAAGCTGTATGCCAGTTATTTGCAATTTCTAGAATCGCATTTCAATTCTGGTACAGTTGAACATTTAATGTGTCGCGATCAACTTTCAGTTGATTATATGGGGAATGTATATGATTGCGACTTTAACCAAATGATGAATTTGCCTGCGAAAACTCACAACGGTGAAAGTCTGACAGTTGCAAAATTTCTAGAAGCAGGGAGTTTAGATTTGATTAATGAAGTACAAACAGCTGCTTATTGCTACGGTTGTACTGCTGGGTGTGGTTCTAGTTGTGGCGGCGCTTTGGTGTAA
- a CDS encoding anion permease, producing MFLISLFLSTLFLAYSNGANDNFKGVATLFGSRTTSYQTAILWATFTTFAGGIAAIFFASTLVRNFSGKGILPDAIANAPEFHTAVAIASGLTVLIAALTGFPISTTHCLTGALLGAGLVAIGLKVNFAALASLFILPLLLSPIIAIALGVGIYSLLEYINYKWNLEANQKIIDACHFLSSGLISFARGLNNTPKIVSLILIIDYFSIQGGMLTVAMAMGLGGLLNSQKIAETMSEKITSMNPTQGLSANIITGLLVIGANQFGLPVSTTQVSVSSIFGVGLMGTKVNTRIFYQILLSWILTLPIAAIISGIIYRLLQR from the coding sequence ATGTTTTTAATTAGCCTATTTCTGTCTACGCTTTTTTTAGCTTATTCCAATGGAGCCAACGATAATTTTAAAGGTGTAGCAACACTGTTTGGTAGCCGTACAACCAGCTATCAAACAGCAATTTTGTGGGCAACTTTTACAACTTTTGCTGGTGGGATAGCTGCGATTTTCTTTGCTAGCACCCTAGTGAGAAACTTTTCAGGAAAAGGCATATTACCAGATGCGATCGCTAATGCACCAGAATTTCATACTGCTGTAGCGATCGCTTCTGGGTTGACTGTGCTAATCGCCGCCCTCACAGGATTTCCCATTTCTACAACTCACTGTTTAACTGGTGCTTTGCTTGGGGCTGGATTAGTAGCGATCGGACTAAAAGTTAATTTTGCAGCTTTGGCAAGTTTGTTTATTTTACCTTTATTGCTCAGTCCAATCATTGCTATTGCTTTGGGAGTGGGAATTTACAGTTTATTGGAGTACATCAATTATAAATGGAACCTGGAAGCTAATCAGAAAATTATTGATGCTTGCCATTTTCTCAGTTCTGGTCTGATCAGTTTTGCCAGAGGATTAAATAATACTCCCAAGATTGTCTCACTCATTCTGATTATTGATTATTTCTCAATTCAAGGAGGAATGCTTACTGTAGCAATGGCAATGGGGCTAGGCGGTTTACTCAATTCCCAGAAAATTGCCGAAACCATGAGTGAAAAAATTACTTCTATGAATCCTACTCAAGGATTATCTGCCAATATAATAACTGGACTTTTAGTGATTGGAGCTAATCAATTTGGGCTTCCTGTTTCTACCACTCAAGTTTCTGTAAGCTCCATTTTTGGTGTGGGACTGATGGGAACAAAAGTTAACACGCGTATTTTTTATCAGATTCTACTTTCGTGGATTTTAACATTACCTATTGCTGCAATTATTAGTGGAATAATTTATAGATTATTACAAAGATAA
- the arsM gene encoding arsenosugar biosynthesis arsenite methyltransferase ArsM: protein MTYLETAAQFYEEVAQTPLLGLCCVQSTPLQLPGLRIPLLMQQMNYGCGTTVHPTELSNQPTVLYVGVGGGLEALQFAYFSRRAGGVIAIEPVAAMREAATRNLEIAATENPWFDSSFVEIKEGDAFNLPVADASVDIVAQNCLFNIFEPDDLTRALKEAFRVLKPGGRLQMSDPIATRPIPEDLQQDERLRAMCLSGALTYEEYTERIINAGFGQIEIRARRPYRLLDSQTYNLPENLLLESLDSVCFKVAIPEDGACIFTGKTAIYAGGESFFDDSAGHLLQRGIPAAVCDKTAAKLAASKPAEIMVTDSTWHYSGGGCC, encoded by the coding sequence ATGACTTATCTAGAAACTGCGGCTCAATTTTATGAGGAAGTTGCCCAAACACCGCTTTTAGGGCTTTGTTGCGTTCAAAGTACTCCCCTGCAACTCCCAGGGCTGCGAATTCCTTTGCTAATGCAGCAAATGAACTATGGTTGCGGCACCACTGTCCACCCTACTGAACTCTCAAATCAACCCACCGTGCTGTATGTTGGTGTTGGCGGCGGTTTAGAAGCATTGCAATTTGCTTATTTTTCCCGCCGTGCAGGTGGTGTGATTGCTATTGAACCAGTTGCAGCTATGCGAGAAGCCGCTACACGTAACCTGGAAATTGCTGCTACAGAAAACCCTTGGTTTGACAGTAGCTTTGTGGAAATCAAAGAAGGCGATGCCTTTAATTTACCGGTGGCTGATGCTTCAGTAGATATTGTAGCCCAAAATTGCCTCTTCAACATCTTTGAACCAGACGATTTAACTCGTGCTTTAAAAGAAGCATTTCGGGTATTAAAACCAGGTGGACGGTTACAGATGAGCGATCCTATTGCTACTCGTCCGATTCCAGAAGATTTGCAACAGGATGAACGGCTGCGAGCCATGTGTTTATCAGGCGCACTCACTTATGAAGAATATACTGAACGTATCATCAATGCTGGTTTTGGTCAAATCGAAATTCGCGCCCGTCGCCCTTACCGTTTGCTAGATTCCCAAACGTACAATCTCCCAGAAAATCTACTTCTAGAAAGTCTTGATTCTGTTTGTTTCAAAGTTGCGATTCCAGAAGATGGTGCTTGTATATTCACTGGTAAAACAGCGATTTATGCTGGTGGAGAATCTTTTTTTGATGACTCAGCAGGGCATCTACTTCAGCGTGGTATTCCCGCAGCAGTGTGTGATAAAACTGCTGCTAAACTTGCAGCTAGTAAGCCAGCGGAAATTATGGTTACTGATTCGACTTGGCACTATAGCGGCGGTGGTTGCTGTTAA